One genomic segment of Brevinematales bacterium includes these proteins:
- a CDS encoding nitroreductase family protein, whose product MLQDLLKKNRSYRRYDESYRLTKETLAGLVELTRYCSSAMNLQPLRYYLSADPATNQSIFENTAWARLLGPSGTPQEGERPSGYILILGDKRLTQNFWCDHGIAAQSILLGAVEIGLGGLIIGSVNREGLSQALGIPEYYEIMLCLAIGKPVEKVEIEDMPPDGSHKYWRDEQKVHHVPKRPLSELIIDKL is encoded by the coding sequence ATGCTGCAAGATTTGCTGAAAAAAAACCGTAGTTACCGCCGTTACGACGAATCCTATCGTCTGACTAAAGAAACTCTTGCCGGATTGGTGGAGCTTACCCGGTACTGTTCGTCCGCGATGAACCTGCAGCCCCTGCGCTATTACCTTTCAGCCGACCCCGCGACCAATCAATCCATATTCGAAAACACCGCGTGGGCGAGACTCCTCGGCCCGTCAGGAACCCCCCAGGAAGGAGAACGCCCGTCGGGATATATCCTGATCCTCGGGGATAAGCGGCTGACGCAGAATTTCTGGTGCGACCACGGGATCGCCGCGCAGAGCATCCTACTCGGAGCTGTGGAAATTGGCCTCGGCGGACTGATTATCGGATCGGTCAATCGGGAAGGGCTTTCTCAAGCGTTAGGAATCCCCGAGTACTACGAGATTATGCTGTGTCTTGCGATAGGCAAGCCTGTCGAGAAGGTGGAGATCGAGGATATGCCGCCTGACGGGAGTCACAAATACTGGCGCGACGAGCAGAAGGTGCATCATGTCCCGAAACGCCCGTTATCGGAACTGATTATCGATAAGCTTTAG
- a CDS encoding AMP-binding protein — MLINKIAEARNVKSFRELIDGFDGDKLHLPALIGKIEEGYWTVTYGQFQDYVKSIGNALLKMGVKKGDKIGLIGENRNEWVISYLSIVYIGAIVIPLDILLSADELIHIIKNSDARMIFTSSAYLTKLFEKRPMMKNIEKFIVFDTDDPQMLADMNKLIKDKKEKLTAANFSSRIDEIAGWESEQTVSYKNHEFPGFFALYHTGKQLLSKNINLYKKVPIDPQDIAALIFTSGTTGLPKGVMLTHYNLLFNADGVQMSTKITPDDHWAVLLPLHHTYPTMMGIICPLLSYSRIIPIGSLKTNVFIPIFQDTGASSIPAVPVLIEKMYKGVFAKVKAKGILTSIVFHLMFGISKMFYKLFGIKIGHALFGSVRHGLGLHRLRFFVSGGGPIPKEVIDGMEILGLVTMQGYGLSETSPVISSTTPTLNRAGSVGLPLINIELRIDSPDENGNGEILVKGDSVMKGYYKMPDKTKEVIDSDGWLHTGDLGRQDSDGYVFITGRIKNIIVTRGGKNIYPEEIENHLLQSEYISEAVVIGKHDADKGEIPFAIIYPNFETLTAEEQELNKNYTEEEIETIIRKEVRRLTHDLPSYKIPQGFKISPEELPKTSKRTVKRFLFTDKK; from the coding sequence ATGCTTATTAACAAAATCGCGGAAGCGCGGAACGTAAAGAGTTTTCGTGAACTGATCGACGGGTTCGACGGGGATAAACTCCATCTCCCCGCATTGATAGGAAAAATCGAAGAGGGTTACTGGACGGTCACCTATGGACAGTTTCAGGACTATGTAAAGTCTATCGGAAACGCCCTGTTGAAAATGGGCGTGAAAAAGGGCGATAAAATCGGCCTGATCGGGGAAAACCGCAACGAATGGGTGATTTCCTACCTGTCTATTGTTTATATCGGCGCAATCGTAATACCGCTCGATATACTCCTCTCCGCCGACGAACTGATCCATATCATCAAAAACAGCGATGCGCGCATGATATTTACCTCGTCAGCCTATCTGACAAAGTTATTCGAGAAACGCCCGATGATGAAAAATATCGAGAAGTTCATCGTCTTCGATACTGACGACCCGCAGATGCTCGCCGATATGAATAAACTCATCAAGGATAAGAAGGAAAAACTAACCGCGGCAAACTTTTCCTCGCGAATCGATGAGATCGCTGGATGGGAAAGCGAGCAGACCGTATCCTATAAAAATCACGAATTCCCCGGTTTCTTCGCGCTCTACCATACCGGGAAACAACTTCTATCGAAAAACATCAACTTATATAAAAAAGTTCCCATCGATCCCCAGGATATAGCCGCGTTGATATTCACCTCCGGGACTACCGGCCTTCCCAAGGGCGTTATGCTGACTCATTACAATCTCCTCTTCAATGCCGACGGCGTACAGATGAGCACTAAAATCACGCCCGACGACCATTGGGCGGTGCTGCTCCCGTTGCATCATACCTACCCGACGATGATGGGAATTATCTGCCCGCTCCTGTCTTATAGCCGGATTATCCCGATCGGATCGCTCAAGACTAATGTGTTTATCCCTATTTTTCAGGATACCGGGGCAAGCAGTATCCCGGCTGTACCGGTATTGATCGAAAAAATGTATAAAGGAGTATTCGCCAAAGTCAAGGCGAAGGGAATCCTCACCAGTATCGTATTTCACCTGATGTTCGGCATCAGTAAAATGTTCTATAAACTCTTCGGTATCAAGATCGGGCATGCCTTGTTCGGAAGCGTCCGGCATGGGCTCGGCCTGCACAGACTCCGTTTCTTCGTGTCCGGCGGAGGCCCCATCCCCAAAGAGGTAATCGACGGGATGGAGATACTGGGGCTGGTCACTATGCAGGGCTACGGCTTATCCGAAACGTCGCCCGTAATATCCAGCACTACTCCTACATTGAACCGCGCCGGATCGGTTGGACTGCCGCTGATTAATATCGAACTTCGTATCGATTCGCCCGACGAGAACGGTAACGGTGAAATACTGGTGAAGGGCGACAGCGTGATGAAAGGGTACTATAAGATGCCCGACAAAACAAAGGAAGTCATCGATAGCGACGGATGGCTCCATACGGGAGACCTCGGGCGGCAGGATTCCGACGGGTATGTCTTTATCACGGGGCGTATCAAGAATATTATCGTCACCCGCGGCGGTAAAAATATCTACCCGGAAGAAATTGAGAATCATTTGCTCCAAAGCGAATATATCTCCGAGGCTGTGGTTATCGGGAAGCACGACGCCGATAAGGGGGAAATTCCATTCGCGATTATTTACCCGAACTTCGAAACCCTCACCGCGGAGGAGCAGGAACTCAATAAGAATTATACCGAAGAGGAAATCGAAACGATCATCCGCAAGGAAGTACGGCGGCTTACGCACGACCTGCCGTCTTATAAAATCCCGCAGGGGTTCAAGATCAGCCCCGAGGAACTTCCGAAGACTTCCAAGCGTACCGTTAAGCGTTTCCTTTTTACCGATAAAAAATAA
- a CDS encoding tetratricopeptide repeat protein gives MSLRTGLPLILLLLLAACHNETKLPSNAEAALLHDGFDAYSHGNWDAALESYNGALHINPNSPSANFYSGVIYHLKKDYSSAIGHFSSGLSSDGTNFQLLFNRGLTYLEIGHISEAHADFLQCAAIDPSSWETYYYLGLCGIKSGGDAGAVKYLLESEMLNPGYFWSYFICGIAYYRQGDYSGAFSQWNASLKIRKDFPEVYCYLGYAQIHLNDYKNALINLKIAMTMGYAGPTVYMGISIAYLRMKDTPKAKEYLQKAQKNGLNISEETFTDFPYSGTIKQAVKEIVK, from the coding sequence TTGAGCTTGAGAACGGGTCTCCCCCTGATTCTTCTCCTACTGCTCGCCGCGTGTCATAACGAAACCAAATTACCTTCGAACGCCGAGGCCGCGCTGTTACATGACGGGTTCGACGCATACTCCCATGGAAACTGGGACGCGGCGTTGGAATCCTACAACGGCGCGCTGCATATCAATCCGAATTCGCCGTCCGCAAATTTTTATTCCGGCGTCATCTACCACCTCAAAAAGGATTATTCCTCAGCGATCGGGCATTTTAGCAGCGGATTATCGTCCGACGGCACGAATTTTCAATTATTGTTCAATCGCGGATTGACCTATCTGGAAATCGGTCATATCTCCGAAGCGCATGCCGATTTTTTACAATGCGCCGCGATCGATCCGTCGTCTTGGGAAACCTATTATTATCTTGGCCTCTGCGGGATAAAGTCCGGCGGCGATGCGGGCGCGGTCAAGTACCTCTTGGAATCGGAAATGCTGAATCCGGGATACTTCTGGTCCTATTTCATTTGCGGGATAGCGTACTACCGGCAGGGAGATTACAGCGGCGCGTTTTCCCAATGGAACGCCTCGCTGAAAATCCGCAAGGATTTCCCGGAGGTCTATTGCTATCTGGGGTACGCGCAAATCCATCTGAACGACTATAAAAATGCCCTTATCAACCTGAAAATTGCCATGACTATGGGGTACGCCGGCCCCACGGTATATATGGGAATTTCCATAGCCTATCTGCGCATGAAGGATACTCCAAAAGCGAAGGAGTATTTGCAAAAAGCCCAAAAAAACGGATTAAATATTTCAGAAGAAACCTTTACTGATTTTCCTTATAGCGGTACAATAAAACAGGCCGTAAAAGAAATAGTAAAATAA
- a CDS encoding phenylacetate--CoA ligase, with protein sequence MPIWNPQIETMPRKELKELQLQKLKKMVRYTYDNVKFYRDKLDSMKVSPDGIRSLEDIRRLPFTVKDDLRENFPYHLFATPMKDVVRIHASSGTTGKPTVVGYSRNDLEMWAEAIARLASAAGVTANDIAQISFGYGLFTGGFGLHYGLERIGAAIIPVSSGNTERQIKIMQDFSPTVLICTPSYALHILDYLNEMGIDPDKDIKLKYGLFGAEPWSESIRHELEKGFHFDATDNYGLSEIIGPGVSGECLEKNGMHINEDLFFVEVIDPETGEWAKEGETGELVITPLGKETLPLFRYRTRDLSHIDESPCACGRTSARIMKIRGRTDDMLIIRGVNIFPSQIEEVLLKIEGVAPHYQIVVDRKNNIDTLEVWVEATEAVFSDEMKKLVALEKLMIDRLYVQLGIKVEVKLVEPKTIERSQGKAKRVIDKRKI encoded by the coding sequence ATGCCTATCTGGAACCCCCAAATCGAAACCATGCCGCGTAAAGAATTAAAGGAACTCCAATTACAGAAACTGAAAAAGATGGTGCGTTACACCTACGATAACGTAAAATTCTACCGCGATAAACTGGACTCGATGAAGGTCAGCCCGGACGGCATCAGATCGCTCGAAGATATCCGCCGTCTCCCGTTTACGGTCAAGGACGACCTGCGGGAAAACTTCCCCTATCATTTATTCGCGACCCCGATGAAGGACGTCGTCCGTATCCACGCGTCGAGCGGTACTACGGGGAAACCCACGGTCGTGGGGTATTCCCGTAACGATCTGGAGATGTGGGCGGAGGCGATCGCGCGTCTGGCGTCCGCCGCGGGGGTTACCGCGAACGATATCGCGCAGATTTCCTTCGGGTACGGCCTCTTTACCGGGGGATTCGGCCTCCATTACGGACTGGAACGTATCGGCGCGGCGATTATCCCCGTATCCAGCGGGAACACCGAACGCCAGATAAAAATTATGCAGGATTTCAGTCCCACTGTGCTGATTTGCACTCCCTCTTACGCCCTGCATATCCTCGATTATTTGAACGAGATGGGGATCGACCCCGATAAAGATATCAAGCTGAAATACGGCCTTTTCGGCGCCGAACCGTGGAGCGAATCCATCCGGCATGAGCTTGAAAAAGGATTCCATTTCGACGCCACCGATAACTACGGGCTTTCGGAAATCATCGGCCCCGGCGTATCGGGCGAATGCCTTGAGAAAAACGGGATGCATATCAACGAGGACCTGTTCTTTGTCGAGGTGATAGACCCTGAGACCGGGGAATGGGCTAAGGAAGGTGAGACCGGCGAACTGGTAATCACTCCGCTCGGCAAGGAAACCCTCCCGTTATTCCGTTACCGGACGCGCGACCTGTCTCATATCGACGAGTCTCCATGCGCGTGCGGACGTACCTCGGCGAGAATTATGAAAATACGCGGGCGTACCGACGATATGCTGATAATACGCGGGGTAAATATATTCCCGTCGCAGATAGAGGAAGTGCTCCTGAAGATCGAGGGAGTCGCGCCGCATTACCAGATAGTCGTCGACCGCAAGAATAATATCGATACGCTCGAAGTGTGGGTAGAGGCTACCGAAGCGGTGTTTTCCGACGAGATGAAAAAACTGGTCGCGCTTGAAAAGCTGATGATCGACAGACTGTACGTCCAGCTCGGCATAAAAGTTGAGGTAAAGCTGGTCGAGCCTAAGACTATCGAACGGAGTCAGGGTAAAGCAAAACGTGTAATCGACAAAAGGAAGATATAA